One segment of Mus caroli chromosome 6, CAROLI_EIJ_v1.1, whole genome shotgun sequence DNA contains the following:
- the Brpf1 gene encoding peregrin isoform X8, whose product MGVDFDVKTFCHNLRATKPPYECPVETCRKVYKSYSGIEYHLYHYDHDSPPPPQQTPLRKHKKKGRQSRPANKQSPSPSEVSQSPGREVMSYAQAQRMVEVDLHGRVHRISIFDNLDVVSEDEEAPEEAPENGSNKENTETPAATPKSGKHKNKEKRKDSNHHHHSAPASAAPKLPEVVYRELEQDTPDAPPRPTSYYRYIEKSAEELDEEVEYDMDEEDYIWLDIMNERRKTEGVSPIPQEIFEYLMDRLEKESYFESHNKGDPNALVDEDAVCCICNDGECQNSNVILFCDMCNLAVHQECYGVPYIPEGQWLCRRCLQSPSRAVDCALCPNKGGAFKQTDDGRWAHVVCALWIPEVCFANTVFLEPIDSIEHIPPARWKLTCYICKQRGSGACIQCHKANCYTAFHVTCAQQAGLYMKMEPVRETGANGTSFSVRKTAYCDIHTPPGSARRLPALSHSEGEEEEDEEEDEGKSWSSEKVKKAKAKSRIKMKKARKILAEKRAAAPVVSVPCIPPHRLSKITNRLTIQRKSQFMQRLHSYWTLKRQSRNGVPLLRRLQTHLQSQRNCEQVGRESDDKNWALKEQLKSWQRLRHDLERARLLVELIRKREKLKRETIKIQQIAMEMQLTPFLILLRKTLEQLQEKDTGNIFSEPVPLSEVPDYLDHIKKPMDFFTMKQNLEAYRYLNFDDFEEDFNLIVSNCLKYNAKDTIFYRAAVRLREQGGAVLRQARRQAEKMGIDFETGMHIPHNLTGDEVSHHTEDVEEERLVLLENQKHLPVEEQLKLLLERLDEVNASKQSVGRSRRAKMIKKEMTALRRKLAHQRETGRDGPERHGPSGRGNLTPHPAACDKDGQTDSAAEESSSQETSKGLGPNMSSTPAHEVGRRTSVLFSKKNPKTAGPPKRPGRPPKNRESQMTPSHGGSPVGPPQLPIMGSLRQRKRGRSPRPSSSSDSDSDKSTEDPPMDLPANGFSSGNQPVKKSFLVYRNDCNLPRSSSDSESSSSSSSSAASDRTSTTPSKQGRGKPSFSRGTFPEDSSEDTSGTENEAYSVGTGRGVGHSMVRKSLGRGAGWLSEDEDSPLDALDLVWAKCRGYPSYPALIIDPKMPREGMFHHGVPIPVPPLEVLKLGEQMTQEAREHLYLVLFFDNKRTWQWLPRTKLVPLGVNQDLDKEKMLEGRKSNIRKSVQIAYHRALQHRSKVQGEQSSETSDSD is encoded by the exons ATGGGGGTGGACTTTGATGTGAAGACCTTCTGCCACAACTTGCGAGCAACTAAGCCACCATATGAGTGCCCTGTGGAGACTTGCCGCAAGGTTTACAAGAGTTACAGTGGTATCGAGTACCACCTGTACCACTATGACCACGACAGCCCACCACCCCCACAGCAGACCCCACTGCGCAAGCACAAAAAGAAAGGGCGCCAGTCACGACCAGCCAACAAGCAGTCACCCAGCCCCTCTGAAGTCTCACAGTCACCAGGCCGAGAGGTGATGAGCTATGCTCAGGCCCAGCGCATGGTAGAAGTGGACCTTCATGGCCGTGTCCACCGAATCAGCATCTTTGACAACTTGGATGTGGTGTCAGAGGATGAGGAGGCCCCTGAGGAGGCCCCTGAGAATGGCAGCAACAAGGAAAACACTGAGACACCTGCGGCTACACCTAAGtcaggcaagcataagaacaagGAGAAACGAAAGGACTctaaccaccaccatcacagcGCTCCTGCCAGTGCTGCTCCCAAATTGCCTGAGGTGGTGTATCGTGAGCTAGAGCAAGATACCCCTGACGCACCACCCCGGCCCACTTCCTACTACCG GTACATCGAGAAATCTGCAGAGGAGCTGGATGAGGAGGTGGAGTATGACATGGATGAAGAGGACTATATCTGGCTGGATATCATGAATGAGCGGCGGAAGACTGAAGGTGTAAGTCCCATCCCACAAGAGATCTTTGAGTACTTAATGGACCGTTTGGAGAAGGAGTCGTACTTTGAGAGTCACAATAAAGGTGACCCCAATGCACTAGTGGATGAAGATGCCGTGTGCTGTATCTGCAATGATGGCGAGTGCCAGAACAGCAATGTCATCCTCTTCTGTGACATGTGTAACTTGGCTGTGCACCAGGAGTGCTACGGTGTCCCCTATATCCCTGAAGGCCAGTGGCTGTGCCGCCGTTGCCTGCAGTCACCTTCTCGTGCAGTGGATTGTGCTCTGTGCCCCAATAAGGGTGGTGCCTTCAAGCAGACAGATGATGGCCGCTGGGCCCACGTGGTGTGTGCCTTGTGGATCCCTGAGGTTTGCTTTGCCAACACAGTCTTCCTAGAACCTATTGACAGCATTGAGCACATCCCACCAGCTCGGTGGAAGCTCACCTGCTACATTTGTAAACAGCGGGGCTCTGGAGCCTGCATCCAGTGCCATAAGGCCAATTGCTACACAGCCTTCCATGTGACATGTGCCCAACAAGCTGGCCTTTACATGAAGATGGAACCTGTGCGGGAGACAGGTGCCAATGGTACCTCCTTTAGCGTCCGCAAGACAGCCTACTGTGACATCCACACACCCCCAGGTTCTGCTCGTCGCCTGCCTGCCCTATCCCACAGtgagggtgaggaagaagaggatgaggaagaagatgagggtAAAAGCTGGAGCTCAGAGAAGGTCAAGAAGGCCAAGGCCAAGTCCCGGATTAAGATGAAGAAAGCTCGGAAGATCTTGGCAGAGAAGAGGGCAGCAGCACCTGTGGTGTCCGTGCCCTGCATCCCGCCACACAG GCTCAGTAAGATCACCAACCGCCTGACCATCCAGAGGAAGAGCCAGTTCATGCAGAGGCTGCACAGCTACTGGACTCTGAAACGACAATCACGGAATGGGGTCCCACTACTCAGGCGCCTGCAAACACACCTTCAGTCTCAGAGGAACTGTGAACAAGTTGGG AGAGAGTCTGATGATAAAAACTGGGCCCTCAAAGAACAGCTCAAGTCCTGGCAGAGACTGCGGCATGACCTGGAGCGAGCTCGGCTGCTGGTGGAGTTGATCCGCAAGCGAGAGAAACTAAAAAGGGAGACG ATCAAGATCCAGCAGATTGCCATGGAGATGCAGCTGACCcctttcctcatcctcctccGAAAAACCTTGGAGCAGCTCCAAGAGAAGGACACAGGCAACATCTTCAGCGAGCCGGTCCCTCTGTCTGAG GTACCCGACTACCTAGACCACATCAAAAAGCCCATGGACTTTTTCACCATGAAGCAGAACTTGGAGGCTTACCGCTACTTGAACTTTGATGATTTTGAGGAGGACTTCAACCTCATTGTCAGCAACTGCCTAAAGTATAATGCCAAGGACACCATCTTCTACAGGGCAGCAGTGCGACTCCGTGAGCAGGGTGGTGCTGTGCTCCGTCAAGCCCGGCGACAGGCAGAAAAAATGGGCATTGACTTTGAGACGGGCATGCATATCCCTCACAACCTGACTGGAGATGAGGTCTCACACCACACTGAAGATG TAGAGGAAGAACGGCTGGTCCTGCTGGAGAACCAGAAACACCTGCCAGTAGAAGAACAGCTGAAGTTGTTGCTGGAGAGGCTGGATGAAGTCAATGCCAGCAAGCAGAGTGTGGGCCGCTCTCGGCGTGCAAAAATGATCAAGAAGGAGATGACAGCATTGCGGCGGAAGCTTGCTCACCAGCGGGAGACTGGCCGGGATGGGCCTGAGCGTCATGGCCCCTCAGGTCGGGGCAATCTGACACCCCACCCAGCAGCCTGTGACAAAGATGGACAGACCGACAGTGCCGCAGAAGAGAGCAGCAGCCAGGAAACAAGCAAAG gCCTGGGTCCCAACATGTCCTCAACCCCCGCACATGAGGTGGGCAGGAGAACCTCAGTTCTGTTCTCCAAAAAGAACCCGAAGACAGCTGGACCGCCCAAGAGGCCGGGCCGGCCCCCCAAAAACCGGGAGAGCCAGATGACCCCCAGCCACGGAGGCAGTCCTGTGGGGCCCCCTCAGCTCCCCATCATGGGCTCCCTACGTCAGCGCAAGCGGGGTAGGAGCCCCCGGCCCAGTTCAAGCTCAGACAGCGACAGTGATAAGTCCACAGAAGATCCCCCAATGG ACTTACCAGCCAATGGCTTCAGCAGTGGGAACCAGCCAGTGAAGAAGAGTTTCTTGGTGTACCGTAATGACTGCAACCTTCCCCGAAGCAGCTCAGACTCTgagtccagcagcagcagcagcagcagtgcagCCTCAGACCGGACCAG CACAACTCCCTCAAAACAAGGCAGGGGCAAGCCCTCTTTCTCTCGGGGCACATTCCCAGAAGACAGTAGTGAAGATACCTCAGGCACTGAGAATGAGGCCTACTCCGTGGGCACTGGCCGCGGCGTGGGCCACAGCA TGGTAAGAAAGAGTCTGGGTCGAGGAGCTGGCTGGCTGTCAGAGGATGAGGACTCCCCGTTGGATGCTCTGGACCTTGTGTGGGCCAAATGCCGAGGCTATCCATCATACCCAGCTCTG ATCATTGATCCAAAGATGCCCCGAGAAGGTATGTTCCACCATGGGGTTCCTATCCCTGTACCACCACTGGAGGTTCTAAAACTTGGGGAACAAATGACACAGGAAGCCCGAGAGCATCTCTACCTCGTTCTCTTCTTTGACAACAAACGAACCTG GCAGTGGCTGCCCCGGACTAAGCTCGTTCCTCTGGGTGTGAACCAGGATCTAGACAAAGAGAAGATGCTGGAGGGCCGCAAGTCCAACATCCGCAAGTCAGTGCAGATTGCTTACCACAGGGCTCTGCAGCACCGAAGCAAGGTGCAGGGTGAGCAGAGCAGCGAGACCAGCGATAGTGACTGA
- the Brpf1 gene encoding peregrin isoform X7: MGVDFDVKTFCHNLRATKPPYECPVETCRKVYKSYSGIEYHLYHYDHDSPPPPQQTPLRKHKKKGRQSRPANKQSPSPSEVSQSPGREVMSYAQAQRMVEVDLHGRVHRISIFDNLDVVSEDEEAPEEAPENGSNKENTETPAATPKSGKHKNKEKRKDSNHHHHSAPASAAPKLPEVVYRELEQDTPDAPPRPTSYYRYIEKSAEELDEEVEYDMDEEDYIWLDIMNERRKTEGVSPIPQEIFEYLMDRLEKESYFESHNKGDPNALVDEDAVCCICNDGECQNSNVILFCDMCNLAVHQECYGVPYIPEGQWLCRRCLQSPSRAVDCALCPNKGGAFKQTDDGRWAHVVCALWIPEVCFANTVFLEPIDSIEHIPPARWKLTCYICKQRGSGACIQCHKANCYTAFHVTCAQQAGLYMKMEPVRETGANGTSFSVRKTAYCDIHTPPGSARRLPALSHSEGEEEEDEEEDEGKSWSSEKVKKAKAKSRIKMKKARKILAEKRAAAPVVSVPCIPPHRLSKITNRLTIQRKSQFMQRLHSYWTLKRQSRNGVPLLRRLQTHLQSQRNCEQVGRESDDKNWALKEQLKSWQRLRHDLERARLLVELIRKREKLKRETIKIQQIAMEMQLTPFLILLRKTLEQLQEKDTGNIFSEPVPLSEVPDYLDHIKKPMDFFTMKQNLEAYRYLNFDDFEEDFNLIVSNCLKYNAKDTIFYRAAVRLREQGGAVLRQARRQAEKMGIDFETGMHIPHNLTGDEVSHHTEDAVEEERLVLLENQKHLPVEEQLKLLLERLDEVNASKQSVGRSRRAKMIKKEMTALRRKLAHQRETGRDGPERHGPSGRGNLTPHPAACDKDGQTDSAAEESSSQETSKGLGPNMSSTPAHEVGRRTSVLFSKKNPKTAGPPKRPGRPPKNRESQMTPSHGGSPVGPPQLPIMGSLRQRKRGRSPRPSSSSDSDSDKSTEDPPMDLPANGFSSGNQPVKKSFLVYRNDCNLPRSSSDSESSSSSSSSAASDRTSTTPSKQGRGKPSFSRGTFPEDSSEDTSGTENEAYSVGTGRGVGHSMVRKSLGRGAGWLSEDEDSPLDALDLVWAKCRGYPSYPALIIDPKMPREGMFHHGVPIPVPPLEVLKLGEQMTQEAREHLYLVLFFDNKRTWQWLPRTKLVPLGVNQDLDKEKMLEGRKSNIRKSVQIAYHRALQHRSKVQGEQSSETSDSD; encoded by the exons ATGGGGGTGGACTTTGATGTGAAGACCTTCTGCCACAACTTGCGAGCAACTAAGCCACCATATGAGTGCCCTGTGGAGACTTGCCGCAAGGTTTACAAGAGTTACAGTGGTATCGAGTACCACCTGTACCACTATGACCACGACAGCCCACCACCCCCACAGCAGACCCCACTGCGCAAGCACAAAAAGAAAGGGCGCCAGTCACGACCAGCCAACAAGCAGTCACCCAGCCCCTCTGAAGTCTCACAGTCACCAGGCCGAGAGGTGATGAGCTATGCTCAGGCCCAGCGCATGGTAGAAGTGGACCTTCATGGCCGTGTCCACCGAATCAGCATCTTTGACAACTTGGATGTGGTGTCAGAGGATGAGGAGGCCCCTGAGGAGGCCCCTGAGAATGGCAGCAACAAGGAAAACACTGAGACACCTGCGGCTACACCTAAGtcaggcaagcataagaacaagGAGAAACGAAAGGACTctaaccaccaccatcacagcGCTCCTGCCAGTGCTGCTCCCAAATTGCCTGAGGTGGTGTATCGTGAGCTAGAGCAAGATACCCCTGACGCACCACCCCGGCCCACTTCCTACTACCG GTACATCGAGAAATCTGCAGAGGAGCTGGATGAGGAGGTGGAGTATGACATGGATGAAGAGGACTATATCTGGCTGGATATCATGAATGAGCGGCGGAAGACTGAAGGTGTAAGTCCCATCCCACAAGAGATCTTTGAGTACTTAATGGACCGTTTGGAGAAGGAGTCGTACTTTGAGAGTCACAATAAAGGTGACCCCAATGCACTAGTGGATGAAGATGCCGTGTGCTGTATCTGCAATGATGGCGAGTGCCAGAACAGCAATGTCATCCTCTTCTGTGACATGTGTAACTTGGCTGTGCACCAGGAGTGCTACGGTGTCCCCTATATCCCTGAAGGCCAGTGGCTGTGCCGCCGTTGCCTGCAGTCACCTTCTCGTGCAGTGGATTGTGCTCTGTGCCCCAATAAGGGTGGTGCCTTCAAGCAGACAGATGATGGCCGCTGGGCCCACGTGGTGTGTGCCTTGTGGATCCCTGAGGTTTGCTTTGCCAACACAGTCTTCCTAGAACCTATTGACAGCATTGAGCACATCCCACCAGCTCGGTGGAAGCTCACCTGCTACATTTGTAAACAGCGGGGCTCTGGAGCCTGCATCCAGTGCCATAAGGCCAATTGCTACACAGCCTTCCATGTGACATGTGCCCAACAAGCTGGCCTTTACATGAAGATGGAACCTGTGCGGGAGACAGGTGCCAATGGTACCTCCTTTAGCGTCCGCAAGACAGCCTACTGTGACATCCACACACCCCCAGGTTCTGCTCGTCGCCTGCCTGCCCTATCCCACAGtgagggtgaggaagaagaggatgaggaagaagatgagggtAAAAGCTGGAGCTCAGAGAAGGTCAAGAAGGCCAAGGCCAAGTCCCGGATTAAGATGAAGAAAGCTCGGAAGATCTTGGCAGAGAAGAGGGCAGCAGCACCTGTGGTGTCCGTGCCCTGCATCCCGCCACACAG GCTCAGTAAGATCACCAACCGCCTGACCATCCAGAGGAAGAGCCAGTTCATGCAGAGGCTGCACAGCTACTGGACTCTGAAACGACAATCACGGAATGGGGTCCCACTACTCAGGCGCCTGCAAACACACCTTCAGTCTCAGAGGAACTGTGAACAAGTTGGG AGAGAGTCTGATGATAAAAACTGGGCCCTCAAAGAACAGCTCAAGTCCTGGCAGAGACTGCGGCATGACCTGGAGCGAGCTCGGCTGCTGGTGGAGTTGATCCGCAAGCGAGAGAAACTAAAAAGGGAGACG ATCAAGATCCAGCAGATTGCCATGGAGATGCAGCTGACCcctttcctcatcctcctccGAAAAACCTTGGAGCAGCTCCAAGAGAAGGACACAGGCAACATCTTCAGCGAGCCGGTCCCTCTGTCTGAG GTACCCGACTACCTAGACCACATCAAAAAGCCCATGGACTTTTTCACCATGAAGCAGAACTTGGAGGCTTACCGCTACTTGAACTTTGATGATTTTGAGGAGGACTTCAACCTCATTGTCAGCAACTGCCTAAAGTATAATGCCAAGGACACCATCTTCTACAGGGCAGCAGTGCGACTCCGTGAGCAGGGTGGTGCTGTGCTCCGTCAAGCCCGGCGACAGGCAGAAAAAATGGGCATTGACTTTGAGACGGGCATGCATATCCCTCACAACCTGACTGGAGATGAGGTCTCACACCACACTGAAGATG CAGTAGAGGAAGAACGGCTGGTCCTGCTGGAGAACCAGAAACACCTGCCAGTAGAAGAACAGCTGAAGTTGTTGCTGGAGAGGCTGGATGAAGTCAATGCCAGCAAGCAGAGTGTGGGCCGCTCTCGGCGTGCAAAAATGATCAAGAAGGAGATGACAGCATTGCGGCGGAAGCTTGCTCACCAGCGGGAGACTGGCCGGGATGGGCCTGAGCGTCATGGCCCCTCAGGTCGGGGCAATCTGACACCCCACCCAGCAGCCTGTGACAAAGATGGACAGACCGACAGTGCCGCAGAAGAGAGCAGCAGCCAGGAAACAAGCAAAG gCCTGGGTCCCAACATGTCCTCAACCCCCGCACATGAGGTGGGCAGGAGAACCTCAGTTCTGTTCTCCAAAAAGAACCCGAAGACAGCTGGACCGCCCAAGAGGCCGGGCCGGCCCCCCAAAAACCGGGAGAGCCAGATGACCCCCAGCCACGGAGGCAGTCCTGTGGGGCCCCCTCAGCTCCCCATCATGGGCTCCCTACGTCAGCGCAAGCGGGGTAGGAGCCCCCGGCCCAGTTCAAGCTCAGACAGCGACAGTGATAAGTCCACAGAAGATCCCCCAATGG ACTTACCAGCCAATGGCTTCAGCAGTGGGAACCAGCCAGTGAAGAAGAGTTTCTTGGTGTACCGTAATGACTGCAACCTTCCCCGAAGCAGCTCAGACTCTgagtccagcagcagcagcagcagcagtgcagCCTCAGACCGGACCAG CACAACTCCCTCAAAACAAGGCAGGGGCAAGCCCTCTTTCTCTCGGGGCACATTCCCAGAAGACAGTAGTGAAGATACCTCAGGCACTGAGAATGAGGCCTACTCCGTGGGCACTGGCCGCGGCGTGGGCCACAGCA TGGTAAGAAAGAGTCTGGGTCGAGGAGCTGGCTGGCTGTCAGAGGATGAGGACTCCCCGTTGGATGCTCTGGACCTTGTGTGGGCCAAATGCCGAGGCTATCCATCATACCCAGCTCTG ATCATTGATCCAAAGATGCCCCGAGAAGGTATGTTCCACCATGGGGTTCCTATCCCTGTACCACCACTGGAGGTTCTAAAACTTGGGGAACAAATGACACAGGAAGCCCGAGAGCATCTCTACCTCGTTCTCTTCTTTGACAACAAACGAACCTG GCAGTGGCTGCCCCGGACTAAGCTCGTTCCTCTGGGTGTGAACCAGGATCTAGACAAAGAGAAGATGCTGGAGGGCCGCAAGTCCAACATCCGCAAGTCAGTGCAGATTGCTTACCACAGGGCTCTGCAGCACCGAAGCAAGGTGCAGGGTGAGCAGAGCAGCGAGACCAGCGATAGTGACTGA